A segment of the Babesia microti strain RI chromosome II, complete genome genome:
attagtatAGTGCATTGTAATAGATAATATCGGAGAAATgagtatttaaataacaattaaattgatgGTAAAGTGTGTAAAAATGTATTCTATATGTGATTGATACAttgtatttgataaaaCCTATCAGTAgctcaaaaataaaaacaagTGATGCTAAATGTTAATTAAAGTAATTTTGCGGAATGTTTAGTaagtaaataaatgtataaatgtGAGTGTAGTTAAGCTCATAGtctatatacaaatatttgcgttgaaaaaaaatataaattggCAAAGATGTATGAGCAAACATGAGTGACCCTTATAgaagaaattttaataatatactttCGAGGCTTAAATTGCAAACGTTTTTAAttctaaatataatataacataatatattatattatattattattggcCTGGGGTAGACCAATATGCACAGGGGTCGTGGGTATCACAACCAGCGGGGTCAAGGTACTATAATAaactaaaatatattaatttacaagCAATAGGCTCACttattgattgtaaattgtttttacaCGTATTGAATTAGGAAGGAACTATGATAATGGGCGACCCATGTATCAAAATCGCACTTGCTCTTTCGCAAAGTATGTACGGCACTAATATAGCAGTGGGAAGGGAGAGAGACAGCAGAACAATGTTTTCTGCATACATTACACGATGTTTGATCAATGCCGGTTTGGCAAGTCCTGTTCAAACATCCACGCTATTAGGCGTATCGGCCACATATCAGATGCAATTAAATCAGGGGTGGCTTCTATGGCATTTTCTAACTTCAATGgatatatccaaatattCACATCATCACACTATCCCCCAGTGAAGGTACTACACTAAATTGACTCAGAAGTGGAAGATCTCAGAAGGCAATAATGGCCGCATAAACCTCACTAGCGAAGGCATCctgaatatatcaatgttGGACAGTCGTGGTGGTGGTAGAAGAGGAGGTGgcaaaaaaatttgcactaTGCAATGTATTAATGAGTGCCTATTCTTGGGTTTAGATGATGGTCAAATATGTGTAGCCCACCTTAACACCGGAAACTCCACCTTCATAAAAGGACATGAGGCACCGGTGAATGAGATTATTTTAATCGATTCAATTATCGTGTCCGCTTGTGCTGAAGGTTTGTTTCTTCGTATTAGTCACTCACTCATTCATTTGTTACAAACTGCTAATTTAGGTAAAATTAACCTTTGGTCTTTTGATGCATCAAGTGGTGGCTTTACTTCAATAAACACCCTGCTACTAAATACGCCATTGAAATGTCTAATTGAAATATCAACGGTGCACTTAAACAACGAAATGCGCACGTTGTGGACTGGAGGTGACAATTCGGTCTCAATTATCGATCTAAAGTCATTAACATTGTTATCAACTTTGCCTCAACAAAACAAAGTGCAGCGTATGCTTAGATATGGCGTTTACATTCTCATTGGCCTGTCAGATGGAACGATAAATGCCTATGATTTGATTGGAAACCATGTATTCTCGTCCACAATAAATCCTATATCATCAATGGATGCCATGAAAGTTAATAATGAagatttattgttaattggGACCAAGAAGGGTTCTCTCTGTGTGAGAAAGTTGCCATCTTTTGAAGGTAagcatttaaatatttataaaatttcaaaattatctaaaGGATTTGAATGTTACAAACTTTgtggaaaatattattacatcTCCTActatgtaatatatacaacctattataattttattattacaatatttgtCAGTGgttgatatttatatataaaaaaacATGGTTTTTTCATATACTTAagaataaaatattaattttttcaaatattgacCAAATTGTcttgaattttttgaatattttcattCTGTATTTATGGaagtttattttttttacatatattactTTCTGACACAGAAATGGGCACCTTATTTTGTCACTGGGAAAAGGTAGTGACCAAAGTGTATAACTTGGGCTCCAACTATTTTGCCACTGCTGGAATGGACGGCGCTATATCCCTATTCCGTTGGGATGACTGATCGCACATccatattaatttagatttgtaaatgtacaaaatgCACTATTTTGTTGTAATTCACcagttaaaattaattgttattataatataaatagtttTCACCCCCTTGATACCAAAATGTCATCAATCTTCAGTATCATAAGTACGGTTTCGGTGGCCAATTTAATGGCACTAGTGGATACGAGTAGTGGTTGAACAACATTTTCTTCGATCATGTTGCCAATAGAACCctaatttacaatgttttatcattttaattaaccaataatgaaatgattcgttataatatattaagcATTGTCAGTATGTTTaataatgtaaaattttcatttcaacattatcaattataataCCAAATACTCACCTTTCTAATGTTAATCCCCGCATGAATTTCGCCATTCGAATGCCGCGAAAGCAATTctgatacaatttttaaggGATACAACCCAGCATTTGAGGCGAGAATGTATGGAATAACTTGCAAAGCATCTGCGAACGCTTTAACACAAAGCTGAGCCACTCCCTCCAAACTTCTAGACCAAACATTCAGTTTATATGATAACTGCATTTCAGGGGCTCCGCCTCCTGGAATAATTGCCCTTAGTAACTATAAGTACTTACCTCCTTTTGACCAAACTTCTCACAACGCAAAGGGCATCATGAAGTGAACGCTCTGTTTCATCGAGCATCTGAGTCAATTTATTGGTTTACTAGTAAATTTGATGCTCTAAGGACGATAGTTGCAGTGTTTCTAGCTTCAATTCCAGTGACTTTAACAGTCGTCGTTTGTGAATCTGTTATTGACTCTACCAAATCTGCCTTGCCCAGCTTATCTGCAGTAAATTGTTCCAATGACGCAACTGGCTTACATCCCAATGTCTGTATTAAACACTATGTTACTTTTGCAATATGTTCTACATCAGTCCTTTCTATATCACGTATAACAAGTATTTTGTGTTTAGCCAAGTAGTCCAACGATAAGTCCTATGTTAATGTCAGTTATTATGGCATTGAAATAGTCATTTAATCacttaaattttaatatagtatatattcGTACCGTAACTGCGTCGCGAAGTATGGATTTTTGAATCAACAAGACGTTACACCCTGTAGCTGCGATGTGCTTAACCATCTTAGCTATTATAATTCTCTCCTCCTTCAACAATCGATCCATTGCATTGTAATCCTTGATTACAATGTTATTCTCCATATCCGTTTTTGGAGGGgataaacaaaattgaatCAACCCAATTTTTGCATTCTGTATTTTTTTTGGTCCATTTGCTCTTTGTGCTGTAGGTTGAGGGAATACCATTCCTTCAACAAGCTCAGAATCCTCAACCGTTCCACCTAACTTTTTaactatttgtatatttttcaagTCTACGGTATTAGATGTAGG
Coding sequences within it:
- a CDS encoding zinc finger (CCCH type) protein, putative (overlaps_old_locusTagID:BBM_II00650) produces the protein MHRGRGYHNQRGQGRNYDNGRPMYQNRTCSFANSGKGERQQNNVFCIHYTMFDQCRFGKSCSNIHAIRRIGHISDAIKSGVASMAFSNFNGYIQIFTSSHYPPVKKWKISEGNNGRINLTSEGILNISMLDSRGGGRRGGGKKICTMQCINECLFLGLDDGQICVAHLNTGNSTFIKGHEAPVNEIILIDSIIVSACAEGKINLWSFDASSGGFTSINTLLLNTPLKCLIEISTVHLNNEMRTLWTGGDNSVSIIDLKSLTLLSTLPQQNKVQRMLRYGVYILIGLSDGTINAYDLIGNHVFSSTINPISSMDAMKVNNEDLLLIGTKKGSLCVRKLPSFEEMGTLFCHWEKVVTKVYNLGSNYFATAGMDGAISLFRWDD
- a CDS encoding T-complex protein 1 subunit delta (overlaps_old_locusTagID:BBM_II00655), translated to MTTETAKTGPVWMRNEKISQVRTHNILAAKAVADIIRTSLGPKGMDKMIQDGKGGVIITNDGATILGELSLAHPTAKMMADLSHAQDIEVGDGTTSVVVLCGSLLERAETLLQQGIHPQVISTSLKLASIKSEEILEEMSSPIKIDDFEGMVKAATISLHSKAVAQNASLLAPIAVKAVMRILESPTSNTVDLKNIQIVKKLGGTVEDSELVEGMVFPQPTAQRANGPKKIQNAKIGLIQFCLSPPKTDMENNIVIKDYNAMDRLLKEERIIIAKMVKHIAATGCNVLLIQKSILRDAVTDLSLDYLAKHKILVIRDIERTDVEHIAKTLGCKPVASLEQFTADKLGKADLVESITDSQTTTVKVTGIEARNTATIVLRASNLLMLDETERSLHDALCVVRSLVKRRAIIPGGGAPEMQLSYKLNVWSRSLEGVAQLCVKAFADALQVIPYILASNAGLYPLKIVSELLSRHSNGEIHAGINIRKGSIGNMIEENVVQPLLVSTSAIKLATETVLMILKIDDILVSRG